In Thiofilum sp., the genomic window CTATGAATATCCCGCCAATGCGTTTGTGGCGCAGTTTATTGGCGAAAACAATACCTTAGCTTCACAAGTTGTCGGTCATGATCAAGCTATTTATCACTTACAATTTGGACAAAACTTAATATCAGGGGCTTACAACGCTACTGAAACCTTAGCACTCAATGAGTCGGTATTATTTTCCATCCGCCCAGAGCGGGTGCGTATTGGTGCTGTGGCGCAAACCCTGCCAAATCAATTTACTAGCACTGTACAAGAGCTGATTTATCTAGGGGATCATGTACGGCTGCGTTGTGAATTTGCCGGTAATACCAACTTTTGTATTAAAGTACCCGTGAGTGAATTAAGCACGCCTATTCACCCTCAAGATCAGATTGTCATGGGCTGGCGTGATGAAGATGCCCGTGCCTTAAAGCAACTACCTCAATAAACCAACCATACAACCAACCGCTTGGAGTTTTAATATGAATGCAGTTTCTCGCTCATTAAAGCACTTAGTTACGGCTAGCTTACTCGGTCTTGGATTACTGGTGAGCACTCAAGCTCAAGCATTGACCGTGATTTCATTCGGGGGAGCCTCGGGTGATGCGATGAAAAAGGCTTATTACGACCCTTTCGTAGCTCAAACTAAAACCGAACTCACCCCGGGTGATTACAACGGTGAATTTGCCAAAATTCGCTCTATGGTAGAAACCGGAAATGTGAGTTGGGATTTAGTAGAGGTCGAATCTCCTGAACTCACGCGTGGTTGTCTCGAAGGCGTATTCGAGCCTTTAGATTGGGACAAATTAGGCATTAAAGATAAAGTCATCGAAAGTGCGGTCAATAAATGCGGGGCAGGTATTTTCGTCTGGTCTACCGTATTGGCTTACGATGCGGAAAAACTCAAAGAAGCACCTACCAGTTGGAAAGACTTCTGGGATGTACAGAAATTCCCCGGCAAACGTGGTCTGCGTAAGGGTGCTAAATATACCCTCGAATTTGCACTACAAGCGGATGGTGTAGCTCCTGAAGAAGTCTACAAAGTGCTCGCTACTCCAGAAGGCGTAGAGCGTGCTTTCAAGAAACTTGACGAACTCAAGCCCCATATTCAATGGTGGGAAGCAGGTGCTCAGCCGCCTCAATGGTTAGTCGCGGGTGATGTGGTCATGTCCTCTGCCTATAACGGCCGCATTGCCGCTGCTCAAGCCGAAGGACGCAAATTAGCGATCACTTGGCCGGGGAGTATTTACGATCTGGATTACTGGGCGATTCCTAAAGGTAGCAAAAACGTAGACGCCGCCTATGAATTCATTAAGTTTGCTAGTCAAGCCGAGACTCAAGCGGCTTATTCTAGCCAAATCCCTTATGGCCCTATTAATCCAGAAGCCATTGATAAGCTAGGAGATAAAGCCAAGGAAATGCCTACCTACGCTGACAACCTCAAAGGAACCTTGGCAATGGGTACTGAATTCTGGGTGGATAATGGCGAAGAATTAGAGCAACGCTTTAATGCTTGGGCTGCAAAATAATCCTGCTTTAGCTGGGTAAGGAGTTTAAAATGGCGACGAGTCCTATGGCTATGCAGCCGCTTACGGGTAGTTCATTAAAATCTCAATTGCGTCGTGCTGAGCGGATGCGTAAATTTAAAGCATTTTTGCTCGTCGCCCCTTTAGCGCTGTTTTTATTAATCGCTTTTGTTTTCCCTATTGGCAGTATGCTATGGCGCAGCGTAGACA contains:
- a CDS encoding ABC transporter substrate-binding protein, which codes for MNAVSRSLKHLVTASLLGLGLLVSTQAQALTVISFGGASGDAMKKAYYDPFVAQTKTELTPGDYNGEFAKIRSMVETGNVSWDLVEVESPELTRGCLEGVFEPLDWDKLGIKDKVIESAVNKCGAGIFVWSTVLAYDAEKLKEAPTSWKDFWDVQKFPGKRGLRKGAKYTLEFALQADGVAPEEVYKVLATPEGVERAFKKLDELKPHIQWWEAGAQPPQWLVAGDVVMSSAYNGRIAAAQAEGRKLAITWPGSIYDLDYWAIPKGSKNVDAAYEFIKFASQAETQAAYSSQIPYGPINPEAIDKLGDKAKEMPTYADNLKGTLAMGTEFWVDNGEELEQRFNAWAAK